A region of Anopheles merus strain MAF chromosome 2R, AmerM5.1, whole genome shotgun sequence DNA encodes the following proteins:
- the LOC121588104 gene encoding PDZ domain-containing protein 8 gives MDFVNLLLFCLMSCVIGAVVMLLIQYYAFVRYFRLPELDQEEENQRKSAFSERYVLPDTLLENIKAPDQESKSTIMAINLILQFLYFELRQSNRVRKWFHRKLSLELDELISKTTTGKLFDKLTIRDLDLGSQFPEIKNFRLHAVDLHPDEGHIESLDVLLDLHYEGNFRLTIDADMVLGKKGSLALRVKQVSGLARLQFTRKPYTHWSLSFINDPKVELDVQSHFQGRQMQSNITSLISNQIRKAIRRKHTLPNYKLRYKPFFHRVEEDYELNEIVPNGSLEVTIAEISRLNAPIRTLTHVYCTLTLAHMPWVVARQQDDQGAMMIVSLDIEIHKAKNQQIGIVFKQSDQTVLIDAVIPNTPASKAELRRGDVLLSIQGKRVTNISQVPKVIKTLNRPMFVLRIERLVPGQIRNDALLDDYEPEFEEIDPNLNITFVKNVEAVQIGGGTAGLRERKLARRNSKDNSGGESSHSNTPGTTPVKKSSTIVVGGAETSTPRGSFSEPAAAGGPKPKALNVECYPQHSSIDAEFNSFIRLDDPCTFQLMEKYSYLNLSVFGKSNEEHRLLGYLNIPINSILVECNESHLGHHLKKYPLLPPEAIDVSNHPLSMQSGFDQNYCYGDVLLSFVWDGSALASLSSPTAATSKAISAENKKQRLITISRGSADKLDDDRTDGLLLDAKPSASSTFTQLPAQQQQQQHDFIRTHFHRTTQCDYCGKKIWLKDAVQCRDCAMCCHKKCINKCQSSTVCTANESSAGTTSDRSSTTSSTSTGIIMAAGAAASMASTAAATVGTNQQPEFKVTEPESPTIEVEDFVDIAEEQQQQQLQQQQQQQQQQQQQQQQQQQQIVPKSKLETHRQSFSDLLVQGLKRVNSANNLSIPTMGGLNPSSKSLPPTPQHTPRKQSLANVSANPFLLVTQRLESLPEDVNELNMEQIVDLTAPLIEYGPSDTLMALAKSSSKAMYGDCEPDVRTEKINKLLSKLHIALDYETINQSVLNATKESSSSSSGGSGAGANSKEIADGKGKTPTQQQQQQQHDSTRSAFLAGQSEERVQALSIIMLHLCSGLQYVQGNLGQ, from the exons ATGGATTTCGTCAACTTGCTCCTGTTCTGCCTGATGTCGTGCGTGATCGGGGCGGTGGTAATGCTGCTGATCCAGTACTATGCCTTCGTGCGATACTTCCGCCTGCCGGAACTGGACCAGGAGGAGGAAAATCAGCGCAAATCGGCCTTCAGCGAACGCTACGTACTGCCCGAT ACGCTGCTGGAGAACATAAAGGCACCGGATCAGGAAAGCAAATCCACGATAATGGCCATCAATCTGATACTGCAGTTTCTGTACTTTGAGCTGCGGCAGTCGAACCGCGTGCGCAAGTGGTTCCACCGGAAGCTGTCGCTCGAGCTGGACGAGCTGATAAGCAAGACGACCACGGGCAAGCTGTTTGACAAGCTGACG ATTCGTGATCTGGATTTGGGCAGCCAGTTTCCGGAGATAAAAAACTTTCGCCTGCACGCGGTCGACCTGCACCCGGACGAGGGACACATCGAAAGCTTGGATGTGCTGCTGGATCTGCACTACGAGGGCAACTTTCGGCTCACGATCGACGCCGACATGGTGCTGGGGAAGAAGGGTTCGCTGGCGCTGCGGGTGAAGCAGGTGTCCGGGCTGGCCCGGTTGCAGTTCACCCGCAAACCGTACACGCACTGGTCGCTCAGCTTCATCAACGACCCGAAGGTGGAGCTGGACGTGCAGTCCCACTTCCAGGGCCGGCAGATGCAGTCCAACATTACCAGCCTGATCTCGAACCAGATACGGAAGGCGATCCGTCGGAAGCACACGCTTCCCAACTATAAGCTAAG ATACAAACCATTCTTCCACCGTGTGGAGGAGGACTACGAACTGAACGAGATCGTGCCGAACGGTTCGCTCGAGGTGACGATAGCGGAAATTTCCCGCCTGAATGCGCCGATCCGCACGCTAACGCACGTGTACTGCACGCTGACGCTCGCCCACATGCCCTGGGTGGTGGCCCGCCAGCAGGACGACCAGGGCGCGATGATGATCGTGTCGCTCGACATCGAGATACACAAGGCCAAAAACCAGCAGATCGGCATCGTGTTCAAGCAGTCCGACCAGACCGTGCTGATCGATGCGGTCATACCGAACACGCCGGCCTCGAAGGCGGAGCTGCGCCGCGGCGACGTGCTGCTCTCGATCCAGGGCAAACGGGTGACGAACATTAGCCAGGTGCCGAAGGTGATCAAGACGCTGAACAGGCCCATGTTTGTGCTGCGCATCGAGCGGCTCGTCCCGGGGCAGATCAGGAACGATGCGCTGCTGGACGACTACGAGCCGGAGTTTGAGGAGATTGATCCGAATCTGAACATTACGTTCGTGAAGAACGTGGAAGCGGTACAGATCGGTGGCGGTACGGCGGGGCTGCGCGAGCGTAAGCTTGCCCGCCGCAACTCGAAGGACAACAGTGGCGGTGAGTCGAGCCACTCGAACACACCGGGCACGACGCCGGTGAAAAAGTCGTCCACCATTGTGGTGGGGGGTGCGGAAACGTCGACGCCGCGGGGTAGCTTTTCGGAACCGGCTGCTGCCGGTGGACCGAAGCCGAAAGCGCTGAACGTCGAATGCTACCCGCAACACTCGTCGATCGATGCGGAATTCAATTCGTTCATCCGGCTGGACGACCCGTGCACGTTCCAGCTGATGGAAAAGTATTCCTACCTGAACCTGAGCGTGTTCGGCAAGAGCAACGAGGAGCACCGGCTGCTGGGCTATCTCAACATCCCGATCAACAGTATACTGGTGGAGTGTAACGAATCGCATCTGGGGCACCATCTGAAGAAGTATCCACTGCTGCCACCGGAAGCGATCGATGT CTCCAATCACCCACTCTCGATGCAGTCCGGATTTGATCAAAACTACTGCTACGGCGATGTGCTGCTGTCGTTCGTTTGGGACGGCAGTGCGCTGGCCTCCCTGTCGTCgcccaccgccgccaccagcAAAGCGATCAGTGCGGAAAACAAGAAGCAGCGGCTCATTACGATCAGCCGCGGGTCGGCCGACAAGCTGGACGACGATCGGACCGATGGCCTGCTGCTGGATGCCAAACCGTCCGCCTCGTCCACCTTCACGCAGCTGccggcgcagcagcagcagcagcagcacgactTCATCCGTACACACTTTCACCGCACCACGCAGTGCGACTACTGTGGCAAGAAAATTTGGCTAAAGGATGCAGTCCAGTGCCGCGACTGTGCGATGTGCTGTCACAAAAAGTGTATCAACAAGTGTCAAAGCTCGACCGTTTGCACAGCGAACGAGTCGTCCGCGGGAACAACATCCGACCGTTCGTCCACCACCTCATCCACATCGACCGGCATTATAATGGCGGCCGGAGCAGCGGCATCCATGGCATCCACAGCGGCGGCAACCGTTGGCACCAACCAGCAGCCAGAATTTAAGGTGACCGAGCCCGAGTCGCCCACGATAGAGGTGGAAGACTTTGTGGACATTGctgaagagcagcagcagcagcaactgcagcagcaacaacagcagcaacaacagcagcagcaacagcaacagcagcagcaacaacagatTGTGCCGAAATCAAAGCTCGAAACACATCGTCAAAGCTTCAGCGATCTGCTCGTGCAGGGGCTGAAGCGCGTCAACTCGGCCAACAACCTTTCCATACCGACGATGGGTGGGCTAAACCCGAGCAGCAAAAGCTTACCCCCCACGCCACAGCACACGCCCCGCAAGCAGTCGCTGGCGAACGTGAGCGCCAACCCGTTCCTGCTGGTGACGCAGCGGCTCGAAAGCCTGCCGGAGGACGTGAACGAGCTGAACATGGAGCAGATTGTCGATCTGACGGCGCCGCTGATCGAGTACGGCCCGTCCGACACGCTGATGGCGCTGgccaagagcagcagcaaagcgaTGTACGGCGACTGTGAGCCGGACGTGCGGACGGAGAAGATTAACAAGCTG CTTTCCAAACTGCACATAGCGCTGGACTACGAAACCATCAACCAGTCCGTGCTAAACGCGACCAAGgagagtagtagtagtagtagtggtggtagtggcgCAGGTGCTAACAGTAAAG AAATTGCCGATGGCAAAGGCAAGACGCcgacccagcagcagcagcagcagcagcacgacagCACCAGATCGGCCTTCCTGGCGGGCCAGTCGGAGGAGCGGGTGCAGGCGCTCAGCATCATCATGCTGCACCTCTGCTCGGGCCTGCAGTACGTCCAGGGTAATCTAGGCCAATGA